The Candidatus Koribacter versatilis Ellin345 genome has a segment encoding these proteins:
- a CDS encoding VWA domain-containing protein produces MLANPALERLTKNPMPRIALFILACAVFVSAQENPSQPPQQPPAGKPIPNHTVPKPPNAGQKSTDDQPSTTFKVSVKLVNVYTTVVDQHGAPVGNLTKDDFSITEDGNPEKIALFQRESELPLSIVIAIDASGSTKKDLKLETDSAKRFARDILRPQDRLSVYAFSETVEEIVPFTSDLRRIDRGISEIIAGSATAMYDTIFLASKALMKHDGRKVMVLITDGGDTFSSTSYEQAARAATQSETLLYSIIVVPVANSAGRDTGGEHALIQISQDTGGKHYYATDMGSLDVAFKQISDELRTQYLIGYYPSRRLASSDFRRIDLQLAPGVANRNLLQVRHRVGYYTSPLE; encoded by the coding sequence ATGCTCGCGAATCCTGCGCTGGAGCGTCTTACTAAGAACCCGATGCCTCGTATCGCCTTGTTCATCCTGGCTTGCGCCGTGTTTGTGTCTGCCCAGGAGAATCCTTCGCAGCCGCCCCAGCAGCCGCCAGCCGGAAAGCCCATTCCTAACCATACTGTCCCCAAGCCGCCGAACGCCGGGCAGAAATCCACCGACGACCAGCCTTCCACGACCTTCAAGGTCAGCGTAAAGCTCGTCAACGTGTACACCACGGTGGTAGACCAGCACGGTGCGCCAGTAGGGAACTTGACCAAAGACGACTTCAGCATCACCGAGGATGGCAATCCGGAGAAGATTGCGCTTTTTCAGAGGGAATCGGAGCTTCCTCTATCTATTGTAATTGCAATTGATGCGAGCGGAAGTACAAAGAAAGACTTGAAGTTAGAGACGGACTCCGCGAAGCGCTTCGCGCGCGACATTTTGCGGCCCCAGGACCGGCTGAGCGTGTATGCCTTCAGCGAGACCGTGGAAGAGATCGTGCCGTTTACTTCGGACTTGCGCCGGATCGACCGCGGAATCTCGGAGATTATCGCTGGTTCCGCCACCGCGATGTACGACACCATCTTTCTGGCGTCGAAAGCGTTGATGAAGCACGATGGACGGAAGGTGATGGTGCTCATCACCGACGGCGGCGACACCTTCAGCAGCACCAGTTACGAGCAGGCGGCGCGCGCGGCTACGCAAAGCGAGACATTGTTGTACAGCATTATCGTTGTGCCGGTGGCAAACAGCGCCGGGCGCGATACGGGCGGGGAACACGCGCTGATCCAGATCTCGCAGGACACCGGCGGGAAGCACTACTACGCGACCGATATGGGCTCACTCGACGTTGCGTTTAAGCAAATATCCGACGAGTTGCGGACGCAATATTTGATTGGATATTACCCATCGCGGCGTCTGGCATCGTCGGACTTTCGACGGATTGATTTACAGCTTGCGCCGGGAGTTGCAAACCGGAACCTGCTGCAAGTGCGGCACCGTGTGGGCTATTACACGAGCCCGTTGGAATAA
- a CDS encoding RNA chaperone Hfq, which produces MPFRNATPDHSKKGKTPPPEETHEEAAYLKMLGEKQKPVKIKLVDGEIVKGWIEYYDKAMVRLTREGAPNLFIYKHDIRYISEEPVKKAPRADGAKPEAVRAEE; this is translated from the coding sequence ATGCCGTTCCGCAATGCAACGCCTGATCACTCGAAGAAGGGCAAGACGCCACCGCCCGAAGAGACCCACGAAGAAGCCGCCTACCTGAAAATGCTGGGCGAAAAGCAGAAGCCCGTAAAGATCAAGCTGGTGGACGGCGAGATTGTAAAGGGCTGGATTGAGTATTACGACAAGGCGATGGTGCGGCTCACCCGCGAGGGAGCGCCGAACCTCTTTATCTATAAGCACGACATCCGTTACATTTCGGAAGAGCCGGTGAAGAAGGCGCCGCGAGCCGACGGCGCGAAGCCGGAAGCTGTCCGCGCGGAAGAGTAA
- a CDS encoding RloB family protein — MLIVCEGKLTEPSYFKDYLRENRNQLVMVEIVPDRGVPKSVVDYAADRKKQAEKHSRRRADPYLKFDEVWCVFDVDEHPHLPEALQQAKDNKIRVALSNPNFELWILLHFQDLFRHEHRDVIGRLCREHMPEYQKLVNFELLRAGYEDAVRRAGTLEKLQIQKGAPDGNPSTGVYKLTERIRELGKDNFLRQASR, encoded by the coding sequence GTGCTGATCGTCTGTGAAGGCAAACTGACGGAGCCCTCCTACTTCAAAGACTACTTGCGTGAAAATAGAAATCAACTCGTCATGGTGGAAATCGTTCCCGATCGCGGGGTTCCGAAGAGTGTTGTGGATTATGCGGCGGACCGGAAGAAGCAAGCGGAAAAGCATAGCCGCAGGCGCGCTGATCCTTATCTGAAATTCGATGAGGTTTGGTGTGTATTCGACGTTGACGAACATCCGCATTTACCCGAGGCGTTGCAGCAAGCAAAGGACAACAAAATTCGCGTTGCGCTTTCGAATCCAAACTTCGAGCTTTGGATACTCCTTCATTTCCAAGATCTTTTCAGGCACGAGCACCGCGACGTGATCGGTCGCCTGTGCCGCGAGCATATGCCCGAATACCAAAAATTAGTGAATTTCGAATTGCTTCGAGCCGGTTATGAAGACGCCGTACGGCGGGCAGGTACACTGGAGAAACTTCAGATTCAAAAGGGCGCTCCCGATGGCAATCCATCGACGGGGGTTTACAAATTGACTGAGAGGATTCGGGAACTCGGGAAGGATAACTTTCTCCGGCAGGCGAGTAGGTGA
- a CDS encoding amidohydrolase: MFPEAKALYVDLHEHPELSSHEERTASVLAGKLRALGYEVTEHVGGTGIVAILKNGAGPTVMLRTELDALPVLEQTGLPFASKVQAKDGAGHDVPVMHACGHDLHMSALFGTAEIMAKAKNTWQGTLMLVGQPAEETISGAKRMLADGLFTRFPKPDVAVALHDANEYSAGQVGYVPGFFNASADSIRITVYGRGGHGSRPDVTIDPVLIAASITVRLQSIVAREIKPGVAAVVTVGYIHAGTKGNIIPDEAEMGLTLRARDPKVRAHLVAAVERVAKAEAEAAGVETMPKLENFESTPSVYNDKMLAAHIVPVLDAALGKGNVAENEPIMGSEDFAEYVNAGVPGFYFQIGASDPEKLAAAKAQGKLPPGPHSSKFAPVLDSSLNAGITAEVAVLRNLLQGTPADVKNFTEHK, translated from the coding sequence GTGTTTCCAGAGGCCAAGGCGTTGTATGTGGATCTGCATGAGCACCCTGAACTGTCGTCGCACGAAGAACGTACGGCTTCCGTCCTGGCAGGAAAGCTTCGCGCGCTCGGTTACGAGGTGACGGAGCATGTGGGCGGAACCGGAATTGTAGCGATTTTGAAGAACGGCGCCGGTCCGACGGTAATGTTGCGCACGGAACTTGACGCGTTGCCGGTGCTGGAGCAGACCGGCTTACCGTTTGCGAGTAAGGTTCAAGCGAAAGACGGCGCCGGACACGACGTTCCGGTCATGCATGCTTGCGGACACGATCTGCATATGTCGGCGCTCTTCGGAACAGCGGAGATCATGGCGAAGGCGAAGAACACCTGGCAGGGAACGCTGATGTTGGTCGGACAACCGGCTGAGGAGACAATCAGCGGGGCGAAGCGGATGCTGGCAGATGGGCTATTTACTAGATTCCCTAAGCCAGATGTGGCGGTGGCTCTGCATGACGCGAACGAGTATTCGGCAGGGCAGGTGGGGTATGTGCCGGGTTTCTTCAATGCGTCGGCGGACTCGATTCGGATTACAGTTTACGGACGAGGCGGACACGGCTCACGGCCCGACGTAACGATTGATCCGGTGCTGATCGCAGCGTCGATCACGGTGAGATTGCAATCAATTGTGGCGCGAGAGATCAAGCCGGGCGTTGCGGCAGTGGTAACGGTCGGCTACATCCATGCCGGCACGAAGGGAAACATCATTCCTGACGAGGCAGAGATGGGACTCACGCTACGGGCGCGCGATCCGAAGGTGCGCGCGCATCTTGTGGCTGCGGTGGAACGTGTGGCGAAAGCCGAGGCCGAAGCAGCAGGCGTGGAGACGATGCCCAAGCTCGAGAACTTTGAGTCCACGCCGTCGGTGTACAACGACAAAATGCTCGCAGCACACATCGTTCCGGTGTTGGACGCCGCACTTGGAAAAGGAAACGTCGCGGAGAACGAGCCGATCATGGGTTCAGAAGATTTCGCCGAGTACGTGAACGCGGGCGTGCCGGGATTTTATTTCCAGATAGGGGCATCGGATCCGGAAAAACTGGCGGCCGCGAAGGCGCAGGGCAAGTTGCCCCCTGGTCCGCACTCGTCGAAGTTTGCGCCCGTGCTGGATTCATCGTTGAACGCGGGAATCACGGCAGAGGTGGCAGTGTTGCGGAACCTGCTCCAGGGAACACCGGCGGACGTGAAGAACTTCACGGAGCACAAGTAA
- a CDS encoding AAA family ATPase, which produces MKDLPNALIRVEDFSQSLLPVVAIYGANASGKTNLLKALRFVCDSVRDSQRLWAPANQIERPPFRMDEFRSRASAFEVDFLVSGSRFRYSFSLNDEEILSESLQAFPQGKSQLWYERENGKFTFGRSLYGENRTIESLTRRNSLFLSAAAQNNHVLLTPIFDWFCEQDFVLGGRSVSPNDRVVSLCKDDSHRDLLLKLLAAADLGVTGYRVEESEWPDEAKKIFDHVKQLLPSAVKMPDKLATLMLVHGAGENEAVFPITEESSGTSALLKIIGPAIKSLEHGSVLCVDELDASLHPLLALHLVKMFNDSETNPKGAQLVFNTHDTNLLDNDVLRRDQVWFTEKDRRGATHLYPLSDFRPRRNENLERGYLQGRFGAIPFLGTAKFHPLGSSEDNE; this is translated from the coding sequence TTGAAGGATCTCCCCAACGCCCTGATTCGCGTCGAGGACTTTTCGCAATCGCTTTTGCCCGTTGTCGCGATCTATGGCGCGAACGCTTCAGGAAAAACCAACTTGCTGAAGGCCCTGAGGTTCGTATGTGACTCGGTCAGAGACTCTCAACGGCTATGGGCGCCGGCCAATCAGATTGAGCGACCACCGTTTCGAATGGACGAGTTCCGTTCGCGTGCATCCGCCTTTGAGGTTGACTTCTTAGTTTCGGGTTCTCGGTTTCGTTATAGCTTTTCGCTCAACGACGAAGAAATTCTTTCCGAGTCACTCCAAGCGTTTCCGCAAGGAAAATCGCAGCTGTGGTATGAGCGCGAGAACGGGAAATTTACATTTGGCCGGAGTCTCTATGGAGAGAACCGCACGATCGAGAGCTTGACTCGACGAAACAGCTTGTTTCTATCGGCTGCGGCGCAGAACAACCACGTGTTACTTACCCCGATTTTCGATTGGTTCTGCGAACAGGATTTTGTTCTTGGGGGGCGCTCGGTGTCACCGAATGATCGTGTTGTCTCCCTATGCAAAGATGATTCACACAGAGACTTGCTGCTGAAACTGCTCGCTGCGGCGGATTTGGGCGTCACCGGGTATCGCGTTGAAGAGTCGGAGTGGCCAGATGAAGCGAAGAAAATCTTCGACCATGTGAAGCAGCTCTTACCCTCCGCGGTCAAGATGCCTGATAAGTTAGCCACATTGATGTTGGTGCATGGTGCTGGCGAGAACGAGGCCGTCTTTCCCATCACAGAGGAATCCTCAGGAACATCTGCTCTTCTCAAGATTATCGGCCCAGCGATCAAGTCGCTTGAGCACGGCAGTGTCCTTTGCGTGGACGAACTCGATGCAAGCTTACATCCGTTGCTCGCGCTTCACTTGGTCAAGATGTTCAACGATTCTGAAACAAACCCCAAGGGTGCTCAGCTCGTTTTTAATACGCATGACACCAACCTCTTGGATAACGACGTGTTGAGACGAGATCAGGTTTGGTTCACCGAAAAGGACAGGCGGGGCGCTACTCACTTGTACCCGTTGAGCGACTTCAGGCCCAGGAGGAACGAAAATCTTGAACGAGGATATTTGCAAGGAAGATTCGGCGCTATTCCTTTTCTCGGAACGGCAAAATTTCATCCCTTAGGGTCGTCAGAAGACAATGAATAG
- a CDS encoding inositol monophosphatase family protein, with amino-acid sequence MAGPTPEFQFVSKIEAIAREAGALLLGYFHQRVKIEYKGDVDLVTVADRASEKLIVDRVRATWPGYDIVGEEGTRDESGSDYRWYIDPLDGTTNFAHGYPVFCVSMGLEHRGEMLAGVLYDPTRDELFAAEKGKGAYLNGAPIHVSATKRLCESLLATGFPSHKRHKNPNIHFYHEITLHSHGVRRAGSAALDLANVACGRYDGFWEFNLNPWDTSAGTLLVTEAGGRVTRYDGSTWRMDSKETLASNGLIHDEMMRAFEAIFSGKEMEPLPSPEEWARMPK; translated from the coding sequence ATGGCCGGGCCAACACCCGAATTCCAATTTGTTTCGAAGATCGAGGCGATCGCCCGCGAGGCAGGCGCGCTGCTGCTCGGTTATTTTCATCAGCGAGTGAAGATCGAGTACAAGGGCGATGTTGACCTTGTCACGGTCGCCGATCGTGCCAGCGAGAAGCTGATTGTCGATCGAGTGCGGGCGACGTGGCCCGGTTACGACATCGTGGGCGAAGAGGGAACTCGCGACGAAAGCGGTTCCGACTATCGTTGGTATATCGATCCGCTGGACGGCACCACGAATTTCGCGCACGGCTATCCAGTGTTCTGCGTTTCTATGGGGCTGGAACATCGCGGCGAGATGCTCGCGGGAGTTCTCTACGACCCGACTCGTGATGAACTGTTTGCTGCTGAAAAAGGCAAGGGCGCGTACCTGAATGGGGCGCCGATTCATGTGTCGGCGACGAAGCGGCTCTGCGAGTCGCTATTGGCGACCGGATTCCCGAGCCATAAGCGCCATAAGAACCCGAATATCCACTTTTATCACGAGATCACGCTGCACTCGCATGGCGTGCGGAGAGCGGGATCAGCAGCATTAGATCTTGCGAATGTCGCGTGCGGACGTTATGACGGATTCTGGGAGTTCAACCTCAATCCTTGGGACACCTCGGCAGGAACCCTGCTGGTGACAGAAGCTGGCGGACGTGTCACCCGCTACGACGGATCGACCTGGCGTATGGACAGCAAAGAAACGCTGGCGTCGAATGGCCTCATCCACGACGAGATGATGCGCGCATTTGAAGCAATATTTTCGGGAAAAGAGATGGAGCCGCTGCCTTCGCCGGAAGAGTGGGCGAGGATGCCAAAATAA
- the moaD gene encoding molybdopterin converting factor subunit 1, translating to MKVIYFGMLREIAGSQQEPIEVAEGATAGMLFAQVLAKYPEMARFEKSLAIAVNLEYSAHSQPLKEGDEVALIPPVSGGNSSRCEIVRERIATEEIAQALRVGEDGAVIVFEGVVRNNTRGRRTLYLDYEAYEAMALKEMEALCEQALRDYKIRDIRIVHRIGRIEIGETSVVIVVASAHRGAAFDACRFTIDTLKKKVPIWKKEYFEDGAVWADGEPFPPEVPRD from the coding sequence GTGAAAGTCATCTATTTTGGGATGCTGCGCGAGATCGCGGGATCGCAGCAGGAACCCATCGAAGTCGCCGAAGGTGCGACCGCGGGAATGTTGTTCGCGCAGGTGCTCGCGAAATATCCGGAGATGGCGCGCTTCGAGAAGTCGCTGGCGATCGCGGTGAACCTCGAATATTCGGCACATTCGCAACCTTTGAAAGAAGGCGATGAAGTAGCGCTGATACCGCCGGTGAGCGGTGGGAATTCGTCGCGCTGCGAAATCGTCCGCGAGCGCATTGCGACGGAAGAAATTGCCCAGGCACTCCGCGTGGGCGAAGACGGCGCGGTGATTGTCTTCGAAGGCGTCGTGCGCAACAACACCCGCGGTCGGCGCACGCTCTATCTCGATTACGAAGCCTACGAGGCCATGGCGCTAAAGGAAATGGAAGCGCTCTGCGAGCAGGCTCTGCGCGATTACAAGATCCGCGATATTCGGATTGTTCATAGAATCGGGCGGATCGAGATCGGCGAGACGAGCGTGGTGATCGTGGTGGCGTCTGCACATCGCGGGGCGGCCTTCGATGCCTGTCGGTTCACGATTGATACGCTGAAGAAGAAAGTCCCGATCTGGAAGAAAGAGTATTTCGAGGATGGTGCCGTTTGGGCGGATGGCGAGCCGTTTCCGCCGGAGGTCCCTAGGGACTGA